From Solwaraspora sp. WMMD1047, the proteins below share one genomic window:
- a CDS encoding TetR/AcrR family transcriptional regulator C-terminal domain-containing protein translates to MTETSSDGPAARAALSRERVLRGAVAVADSGGIAALTIRSLATELGVKPMAVYHHVANKEEILDGIVDLVFAEIELPRIGGDWRVELSRQAHSARRVLRRHPWATPLLDSRTSPGPATLRHHDAIIGTLRAAGFSVPLTAHAYTVLDSYVYGFALQEAALPFEPDSVADVADSIVQRFATGQYPHLVEMATEHVMRPGYDFGAQFDFGLDLILDGLARRAESEAGGAGGPRLRGGTDHRA, encoded by the coding sequence ATGACGGAAACATCCAGCGACGGTCCGGCGGCGCGGGCGGCGCTCAGCCGGGAACGGGTGCTGCGGGGAGCCGTCGCGGTCGCCGACTCCGGTGGAATCGCAGCCCTGACGATCCGCTCGCTCGCCACCGAGCTGGGCGTCAAACCGATGGCCGTCTACCATCACGTCGCCAACAAGGAGGAGATCCTCGACGGCATCGTCGACCTCGTCTTCGCCGAGATCGAACTGCCGAGGATCGGGGGCGACTGGCGGGTGGAGCTGAGCCGGCAGGCGCACTCGGCCCGGCGGGTCCTGCGGCGACACCCGTGGGCGACCCCGCTGCTGGATTCCCGCACCTCCCCCGGCCCCGCCACCCTGCGGCACCACGACGCGATCATCGGCACGCTGCGCGCGGCCGGCTTCTCGGTACCGCTCACCGCGCACGCCTACACCGTGCTGGACAGTTACGTCTACGGCTTCGCGCTGCAGGAGGCGGCCCTGCCGTTCGAGCCGGACTCGGTGGCCGACGTCGCCGACTCGATCGTGCAACGGTTCGCCACCGGCCAGTACCCGCATCTGGTCGAGATGGCGACCGAGCACGTGATGCGACCCGGCTACGACTTCGGCGCCCAGTTCGACTTCGGGCTCGACCTGATCCTCGACGGGCTGGCCCGGCGGGCCGAGAGCGAGGCCGGCGGCGCCGGAGGACCACGGTTGCGCGGCGGGACGGATCACCGGGCGTAG
- a CDS encoding Pr6Pr family membrane protein, translated as MDVRAGPLPVACRLVTVAAVVAGIGCTAAGPPTVTGLLPYFTIQSNLAVGLLAGYAGWLAWRGRPDPPPAVKGAVTLYITITAVVFHLVLANPASPFAMAQPDRDLVAAAGNQLLHTIVPLLALLDWAVFDPRGRLRPRYALYWLAFPLGYLGFALVRGLIVGSYPYPFLDAGALGYGGVGISTVFFAVAFWLLGLALVGVDRALRPAAGGGGRQGTAAAPVD; from the coding sequence ATGGACGTTCGGGCCGGTCCGCTGCCGGTGGCCTGCCGGCTGGTGACCGTCGCGGCGGTGGTGGCCGGGATCGGCTGCACCGCGGCCGGCCCGCCCACCGTCACCGGCCTGCTGCCGTACTTCACCATCCAGAGCAACCTCGCGGTCGGACTGCTCGCCGGCTACGCCGGATGGCTGGCCTGGCGGGGTCGACCGGACCCGCCACCGGCGGTCAAGGGTGCGGTCACCCTCTACATCACCATCACCGCGGTGGTGTTCCACCTGGTGCTGGCGAACCCGGCGAGCCCGTTCGCGATGGCGCAGCCCGACCGCGACCTGGTCGCGGCCGCCGGCAACCAGCTCCTGCACACGATCGTGCCACTGCTCGCCCTGCTGGACTGGGCGGTGTTCGATCCGCGTGGCCGGCTGCGCCCGCGATACGCGCTCTACTGGCTGGCGTTTCCGCTCGGCTATCTCGGCTTCGCGCTGGTCCGGGGCCTGATCGTGGGGAGCTACCCGTACCCGTTCCTCGACGCCGGTGCGCTCGGCTACGGCGGGGTCGGAATCAGCACGGTGTTCTTCGCGGTCGCCTTCTGGCTGCTCGGTCTGGCCCTGGTCGGCGTCGACCGGGCGCTGCGGCCGGCCGCCGGCGGCGGTGGGCGGCAGGGCACGGCGGCCGCACCGGTCGACTGA
- a CDS encoding NAD(P)-dependent alcohol dehydrogenase yields the protein MEADGARTASQGAAGGGADPGTTMRAIIRDRYGPADVLRLADIERPVAGDREVLLRVRAAGLDRGTWHQMTGLPYLMRLGTGTRRPRNLVPGLDVAGAVVAVGPAVTGFAVGHEVFGTARGSFAEYAVAKPEKLAHRPPGLAVEQAAVLPVSGVTALRALIDVGRVAAGQQVLITGASGGVGSYAVQLAKASGAEVTAVCGPGKDDLVRSLGADHVLDYTREDFAATGRRYHLILDIAGNPGVRRLRRALTPGGTAVIVGGEGDGSLTGGLDRQLRALLVSPFVSQRLTLAISVERSADLRRLLGFVEAGQLTPSIGASYPLDRAPEAMRHLVAGAARGKTVITVG from the coding sequence ATGGAAGCTGACGGCGCTCGCACCGCGAGCCAGGGCGCGGCGGGCGGCGGAGCTGACCCGGGCACCACCATGCGGGCGATCATCCGGGACCGGTACGGCCCCGCCGACGTCCTGCGACTGGCCGACATCGAACGGCCGGTGGCCGGCGACCGCGAGGTGCTGCTCCGGGTCCGGGCGGCCGGACTGGACCGGGGCACCTGGCACCAGATGACCGGACTGCCGTACCTGATGCGGCTCGGCACCGGAACGCGCCGGCCGCGCAACCTGGTACCCGGCCTGGACGTCGCCGGCGCGGTGGTCGCCGTCGGCCCGGCGGTGACCGGATTCGCCGTCGGCCACGAGGTGTTCGGGACCGCCCGGGGCTCGTTCGCCGAGTACGCCGTGGCGAAGCCGGAGAAGCTGGCCCACCGGCCGCCTGGGCTCGCCGTCGAACAGGCCGCCGTGCTGCCGGTCTCCGGCGTCACCGCGCTGCGGGCGCTCATCGACGTCGGCCGGGTCGCCGCCGGGCAACAGGTGCTGATCACCGGCGCGTCCGGTGGCGTCGGCAGCTACGCGGTGCAACTGGCCAAGGCGTCCGGGGCCGAGGTGACCGCGGTCTGCGGTCCCGGCAAGGACGATCTGGTCCGGTCGCTCGGTGCCGACCACGTCCTCGACTACACCCGCGAGGACTTCGCCGCCACCGGCCGCCGCTACCACCTGATCCTCGACATCGCCGGCAATCCCGGCGTGCGCCGGCTACGCCGCGCGCTGACCCCCGGCGGCACGGCCGTCATCGTCGGCGGCGAGGGCGACGGCAGCCTCACCGGCGGTCTCGACCGGCAACTGCGGGCGCTGCTGGTGTCCCCGTTCGTCAGCCAGCGGCTGACCCTCGCCATCTCGGTCGAGCGCTCCGCCGACCTGCGTCGGCTCCTCGGTTTCGTCGAGGCGGGGCAGCTGACCCCGAGCATCGGCGCGAGCTACCCGCTGGACCGGGCGCCGGAGGCGATGCGCCACCTGGTGGCCGGCGCGGCCCGCGGCAAGACCGTCATCACCGTAGGTTAG
- a CDS encoding S8 family serine peptidase, which yields MHPGPAPTERRVPDRPATRLSRRRLLAGSALAAVAASLTSLPRAAPGRAAESADEAYQRAFLLAVAEDRNVRRHLEPGREFLYRPRQLLAADADAKRVQARLREYGHQVEPAGRFAGVTRLAFDREADIPGLVQKLRDRQQWPGQRPPAVQPHHVLVGFGNIMGNPGGPPRPAAALAPPDPARAGEGAGVTVGVCDTGIWRHAGDYHPDWLDGWYLPESDDEDAVYLYDDTLALQGGHGTFVAGVVRQAAPGVRVDPEAALDATGIGDEEMLVAALAGLGHADPKRSAAEIVNLSLGGYTADDLPPLPLVNALAALPKEVVVVAAAGNSGTDRPAWPAALDPVLAVGAVTRDQHGVTPAAYSNYGPWLDVCAIGDRSSTYVKGQLLLPGLPATPFDGFADWAGTSFATGHVSGRLAAMMTAGGLTAQEARLALLAEPRWHPDYGVLVE from the coding sequence ATGCACCCAGGACCAGCGCCGACCGAACGCCGCGTGCCGGACCGGCCAGCCACCCGGCTGTCCCGCCGCCGACTGTTGGCCGGGTCCGCACTGGCCGCGGTCGCCGCCTCGCTGACCAGCCTGCCCCGGGCGGCGCCCGGCCGGGCCGCCGAGTCGGCGGACGAGGCGTACCAGCGGGCGTTCCTGCTGGCGGTGGCCGAGGACCGCAACGTGCGCCGCCACCTGGAACCCGGCCGGGAGTTCCTGTACCGGCCCCGGCAGCTCCTGGCCGCCGACGCGGACGCCAAACGGGTGCAGGCCCGGTTACGCGAGTACGGCCACCAGGTGGAGCCGGCGGGCCGGTTCGCCGGCGTCACCCGGCTGGCCTTCGACCGGGAGGCCGACATCCCGGGCCTGGTCCAGAAGCTCCGCGACCGGCAGCAGTGGCCGGGCCAGCGACCGCCCGCCGTGCAACCGCACCACGTCCTGGTCGGCTTCGGCAACATCATGGGCAACCCGGGCGGGCCGCCGCGGCCGGCCGCCGCGCTGGCGCCCCCGGACCCGGCCCGGGCCGGCGAGGGCGCCGGCGTCACGGTGGGCGTCTGCGACACCGGCATCTGGCGCCACGCCGGCGACTACCACCCGGACTGGCTCGACGGCTGGTACCTGCCCGAATCCGACGACGAGGACGCGGTCTACCTGTACGACGACACGCTGGCGCTGCAGGGCGGGCACGGCACCTTCGTCGCCGGGGTGGTCCGGCAGGCCGCCCCCGGCGTCCGGGTCGATCCGGAGGCGGCCCTGGACGCGACCGGCATCGGTGACGAGGAGATGCTGGTCGCGGCGCTGGCCGGGCTCGGGCACGCCGATCCGAAGCGGAGCGCGGCCGAGATCGTCAACCTGTCGCTGGGCGGCTACACCGCCGACGACCTGCCGCCGCTGCCGCTGGTCAACGCGCTGGCCGCCCTCCCCAAGGAGGTCGTCGTGGTGGCGGCGGCCGGCAACTCCGGCACCGACCGGCCGGCCTGGCCGGCGGCCCTGGACCCGGTGCTCGCGGTGGGTGCGGTGACCCGTGACCAGCACGGTGTCACCCCGGCCGCCTACAGCAACTACGGACCCTGGTTGGATGTCTGCGCCATCGGGGACCGGTCCAGCACCTACGTCAAGGGTCAGCTGCTGCTGCCCGGGCTGCCCGCCACGCCCTTCGACGGGTTCGCCGACTGGGCGGGCACCTCGTTCGCCACCGGACACGTCTCGGGTCGACTCGCCGCGATGATGACCGCGGGCGGCCTGACCGCGCAGGAGGCCCGGCTCGCGCTGCTCGCCGAGCCACGCTGGCATCCCGACTACGGCGTACTCGTCGAATGA
- a CDS encoding DUF6345 domain-containing protein, with protein sequence MSRGAHRRGPVARGLAAGSVLALAGTLMVGGTAGAAEQTAAVFAVVQEGLTVEEGAALGKAFGLPNALETTGAFSYVDTASFNAVPLTEVGEGRDESGRPVLAQALDLAALDRIKPIPAEEALRGAGRLVELAGLSPELKAEPTVSHSELTLADQHSRPTRVQALDTTVSHRFSLAGLPVTGQGARLRMTFAPDGTVSQLSHALRKVERAGEVAVISPAEASRACRALYPAGVRQQTPTLGYQFPELAATNADGKGRVATIVPQYTCNPVAETGNLAHRLVPAVADSAPSGKLTASRSGDKVEATISVSGGTEPYSYAWSSSSTVLDDARGGDSISYLRTARENAASGEQLTVEVTDANGLTATATVALDGDGDASVETVPGGGGFGVLAVGPVDVGIEQTVDEWQCAQDSANGFRNVMTSKGVPTVFDWRGHNAWEWDFKDPSLGGGDNSYVDNVDATWYTGHGSPSGFTFKSSVNDNWIVPGDSRWGNRDLEWLQLESCQVLRDTNGTHNYFSRWRQAFQGLHILNGFHTNAYCVGGGTGRSFAEYLFPKKFLWWTIRPAQRVQTAWALMAIDKEPGGVVYRSMGAYRWDGVNNIGDYFWGQGPVGPDLPITPQMGMWSISGTV encoded by the coding sequence ATGTCCAGAGGAGCACACCGCCGTGGGCCGGTCGCGCGCGGGCTGGCGGCGGGCTCGGTCCTCGCGCTGGCCGGCACGCTGATGGTCGGCGGGACGGCCGGCGCGGCGGAGCAGACGGCCGCGGTCTTCGCGGTCGTCCAGGAGGGTCTCACCGTCGAGGAGGGGGCGGCCCTGGGCAAGGCGTTCGGACTGCCGAACGCCCTGGAGACCACCGGCGCGTTCAGCTACGTCGACACCGCCAGCTTCAACGCGGTGCCGCTCACCGAGGTCGGCGAGGGCCGCGACGAGTCGGGGCGGCCGGTGCTCGCCCAGGCACTCGACCTGGCCGCCCTGGACCGGATCAAGCCGATCCCGGCGGAGGAGGCGCTGCGCGGCGCCGGCCGACTCGTCGAACTGGCCGGACTGAGCCCGGAGCTGAAGGCCGAACCGACCGTGTCGCACTCCGAGCTGACCCTGGCCGATCAGCACAGCCGGCCGACCCGGGTACAGGCCCTGGACACCACGGTGAGCCACCGGTTCAGCCTCGCCGGCCTGCCGGTGACCGGGCAGGGCGCCCGGCTGCGGATGACCTTCGCGCCGGACGGCACGGTCAGCCAGCTCTCGCACGCGCTGCGCAAGGTCGAACGGGCCGGTGAGGTGGCCGTGATCAGCCCGGCCGAGGCCAGCCGGGCCTGCCGGGCGCTCTATCCGGCCGGGGTCCGCCAGCAGACGCCCACCCTCGGCTACCAGTTCCCCGAGCTGGCGGCCACGAACGCCGACGGCAAGGGCCGGGTCGCCACGATCGTGCCGCAGTACACCTGCAACCCGGTCGCCGAGACCGGCAATCTCGCCCACCGGCTGGTGCCCGCCGTCGCCGACAGCGCGCCGAGCGGCAAGCTGACCGCCAGCCGGTCCGGCGACAAGGTCGAGGCCACCATCTCGGTAAGCGGCGGCACCGAGCCGTACTCCTACGCGTGGTCGTCGTCCAGCACGGTGCTCGACGACGCCCGCGGCGGCGACTCGATCTCCTACCTGCGCACCGCCCGGGAGAACGCCGCGTCGGGCGAGCAGCTCACCGTCGAGGTGACCGACGCCAACGGGCTGACCGCCACCGCGACCGTCGCTCTCGACGGCGACGGTGACGCCTCGGTCGAGACGGTGCCCGGCGGGGGCGGCTTCGGCGTGCTGGCGGTCGGGCCGGTGGACGTCGGCATCGAACAGACCGTCGACGAATGGCAGTGCGCTCAGGACAGCGCCAACGGATTCCGCAACGTGATGACCTCGAAGGGGGTACCGACCGTGTTCGACTGGCGTGGCCACAACGCCTGGGAGTGGGACTTCAAGGACCCGAGCCTCGGCGGTGGCGACAACTCCTACGTCGACAACGTCGACGCCACCTGGTACACCGGCCACGGCTCGCCCAGCGGGTTCACCTTCAAGAGCAGCGTCAACGACAACTGGATCGTGCCGGGGGACTCCCGGTGGGGCAACCGCGACCTGGAGTGGCTGCAACTGGAGTCCTGCCAGGTGCTGCGCGACACCAACGGCACGCACAACTACTTCAGCCGGTGGCGGCAGGCCTTCCAGGGGCTGCACATCCTCAACGGGTTCCACACCAACGCCTACTGCGTCGGTGGCGGTACCGGACGCAGCTTCGCCGAGTACCTGTTCCCGAAGAAGTTCCTGTGGTGGACGATCCGGCCCGCGCAGCGGGTCCAGACCGCCTGGGCGCTGATGGCGATCGACAAGGAGCCCGGTGGCGTGGTGTACCGGTCGATGGGGGCGTACCGCTGGGACGGGGTGAACAACATCGGCGACTACTTCTGGGGGCAGGGTCCGGTCGGGCCGGACCTGCCGATCACCCCGCAGATGGGGATGTGGTCGATCAGCGGCACCGTGTAA
- a CDS encoding endonuclease/exonuclease/phosphatase family protein → MAVRVATFNANNLFSRWSFQLDLPRAVADRALATLRTDPGAADELAGGAATPGEPVGHPDVVKVRLDDGSELTGVLRTFQGRLVQGKDPKARAWLARRVAAVDADVLCLQEVEDQNAVDVFCRDDLRPLGAEYPYRVVVEGNDPRRIDVAVCAKLPITRASSWRFWPDRQGRPVFGRDLLQVEVRAPDGKPLRIFVNHLKSNFVANEFRLTAEEVAAERAAIARRRTAQAEAIAAILRHQRLTRRIVMVGDMNDEPTSPTLAALAGAGLIERVTDASTVAGPSRTGKPVSDRFADLHPAMWTHRHRAKGVTHFGLYDHIWTSDDLPVAATHVMRRTQLTGDGTDHDPAYVDLDL, encoded by the coding sequence ATGGCGGTCAGGGTCGCCACGTTCAACGCCAACAATCTCTTCTCCCGCTGGTCGTTCCAGCTCGACCTGCCCCGGGCGGTGGCGGACCGGGCGCTTGCCACGTTGCGTACCGACCCGGGGGCGGCCGACGAACTGGCCGGCGGCGCCGCGACCCCGGGCGAACCGGTCGGCCACCCGGACGTGGTGAAGGTCCGGCTCGACGACGGCAGCGAGCTGACCGGGGTGCTGCGCACCTTCCAGGGACGGCTCGTGCAGGGCAAGGACCCGAAGGCGCGGGCCTGGCTGGCCCGCCGGGTCGCCGCGGTGGACGCCGACGTGCTCTGTCTCCAGGAGGTCGAGGACCAGAACGCGGTGGACGTGTTCTGCCGCGACGACCTGCGACCGTTGGGCGCGGAGTATCCGTACCGGGTGGTGGTGGAGGGCAACGATCCGCGCCGGATCGACGTGGCGGTCTGCGCGAAGCTGCCGATCACCCGGGCCAGCTCCTGGCGGTTCTGGCCCGACCGGCAGGGCCGGCCGGTGTTCGGCCGGGACCTGCTCCAGGTGGAGGTCAGAGCGCCGGACGGCAAGCCGTTACGGATCTTCGTCAACCACCTGAAGAGCAACTTCGTCGCCAACGAGTTCCGGCTCACGGCCGAGGAGGTCGCCGCCGAGCGGGCCGCGATAGCCCGCCGCCGCACGGCGCAGGCGGAGGCGATCGCGGCGATCCTGCGGCACCAGCGGTTGACCCGGCGGATCGTCATGGTCGGCGACATGAACGACGAGCCGACGAGCCCCACGCTTGCCGCGCTGGCCGGAGCCGGTCTGATCGAACGGGTCACCGACGCCAGCACGGTGGCCGGACCGTCGCGGACCGGCAAGCCGGTGTCCGATCGTTTCGCCGACCTGCATCCCGCGATGTGGACCCATCGGCACCGGGCCAAGGGGGTAACGCATTTCGGACTGTACGACCACATCTGGACGAGCGACGACCTGCCGGTGGCGGCCACCCACGTGATGCGCCGCACCCAACTCACCGGCGACGGCACCGACCACGACCCGGCCTACGTCGACCTCGACCTGTGA
- a CDS encoding CHAT domain-containing protein, with amino-acid sequence MVDSRAALDQVQRHPREAISIGRRVLADRAVSAAERSAAERAIGLALRELNDLPGALRHLRRAERLADSPRVRALAQMSLGYVLANAGRTAAALRAVTAALPRLTGADAGRARMQRGVVLHYRGRFDEAVRDYGVAVEVARREADPLLEARARNNRGLLNAHRGAARGAEDDLSRAAEIFRRLGMELAAADVRWNIGIATGQRGDIAGALRLFGTVAEEYHRLGVPRPALLLDRFELLLSVPLVDEAVEVAGAAVRELRQRRMASDLAEALLAQARAALLGGDLETATAAAAQARVRFRRQGRRTWAAFARHVELRAEFDRGTRTPGLLAAMTRTAGQLDATGWPGPALTTRIEAAKLAVALARPERAAELLRQAAGAHRRGTATHRAQGWYALALARRLDGDEPAAARALRRGLAVLDGHRAALGATELRAHSGAYGRELAAEGLDIAIRAGSAARALAWAERWRANALRTRAVVPPQDPELAAALAELRMVSAALEDALLGARPVAALRRHQTRLEQRIRELTRSVSGGGALLAPPGVRALAESLGEAVLVELVAHDQRLRAVLVRDGRASLHDLGPLAEASRLARLHRFGLRRLVTLGDSQRARGGADHAASALDELLFGPLRSRLADRPLVLVPIGELHAVGWAGLPTCAGRPVTVAPSATVWSAATRRLAPAGTPLLAAGPRLPAAETEVGQLGAVLPAATRLTGDAASVAAVTKAMDGAGLAHIAAHGTFRADNPLFSTLELADGPLTAYELERLPRPPGCVVLSACDAGLSGVRPGDEVMGFTAVLLALGTRSLIAAVLPVPADLTTALMVDLHRRMRAGAGPAPALAAAQQAFAAGGAGPAGATAAAFVCFGAG; translated from the coding sequence ATGGTCGACAGCAGGGCGGCCCTCGACCAGGTTCAGCGACACCCGCGCGAGGCGATCTCGATCGGCCGGCGGGTGCTCGCCGACCGTGCGGTGTCGGCGGCCGAGCGCTCCGCCGCCGAGCGGGCCATCGGCCTCGCCCTGCGGGAGCTCAACGACCTGCCGGGGGCGCTGCGGCACCTGCGTCGGGCGGAACGGCTCGCCGACTCGCCGCGGGTCCGGGCGCTGGCCCAGATGAGCCTCGGCTACGTGCTGGCCAACGCCGGCCGGACGGCCGCCGCGCTGCGGGCCGTCACCGCCGCCCTGCCCCGGCTGACCGGCGCCGACGCCGGTCGGGCCCGGATGCAGCGGGGCGTCGTGCTGCACTACCGGGGCCGGTTCGACGAGGCGGTCCGCGACTACGGGGTCGCGGTCGAGGTGGCCCGCCGGGAGGCCGACCCGCTGCTGGAGGCCCGGGCCCGGAACAACCGCGGGCTGCTCAACGCCCACCGGGGCGCCGCCCGCGGCGCCGAGGACGACCTCAGCCGGGCCGCCGAGATCTTCCGCCGGCTCGGCATGGAGCTGGCCGCCGCCGACGTGCGCTGGAACATCGGGATCGCGACCGGCCAACGCGGCGACATCGCCGGCGCGTTGCGGCTGTTCGGCACCGTCGCCGAGGAGTACCACCGGCTCGGTGTGCCGCGACCGGCCCTGCTGCTGGACCGATTCGAGCTGCTGCTGTCGGTGCCGCTGGTCGACGAGGCGGTCGAGGTGGCCGGCGCCGCGGTGCGGGAGCTGCGCCAGCGGCGGATGGCCTCCGACCTGGCCGAGGCGCTGCTGGCCCAGGCCCGGGCCGCGCTGCTCGGTGGAGACCTGGAGACCGCCACCGCGGCGGCGGCGCAGGCCCGGGTCAGGTTCCGCCGGCAGGGGCGGCGGACCTGGGCGGCGTTCGCCCGGCACGTCGAACTGCGTGCCGAGTTCGACCGGGGCACCCGCACTCCCGGCCTGCTCGCCGCGATGACCAGGACGGCAGGTCAGCTCGACGCGACCGGCTGGCCCGGTCCCGCCCTGACCACCCGGATCGAGGCGGCCAAACTCGCGGTCGCGCTGGCCCGCCCGGAGCGGGCCGCCGAGCTGCTGCGTCAGGCGGCCGGTGCGCACCGGCGGGGTACCGCCACCCACCGCGCCCAGGGCTGGTACGCGTTGGCCCTGGCCCGCCGTCTCGACGGCGACGAACCGGCGGCGGCCCGGGCGCTGCGCCGCGGGCTGGCCGTCCTGGACGGGCACCGGGCCGCGCTCGGCGCCACCGAACTGCGCGCGCACAGCGGCGCCTACGGCCGGGAGCTGGCCGCGGAGGGCCTGGACATCGCGATCCGGGCCGGCTCCGCGGCCCGGGCGCTGGCCTGGGCGGAGCGCTGGCGGGCCAATGCGCTGCGTACCCGGGCCGTGGTTCCGCCGCAGGACCCCGAGCTGGCGGCCGCGCTGGCCGAGCTGCGGATGGTCAGCGCGGCGCTGGAGGACGCGTTGCTCGGCGCCCGGCCGGTGGCCGCGCTGCGCCGCCACCAGACCCGGCTGGAGCAGCGCATCCGCGAGTTGACCCGCAGCGTCTCCGGGGGCGGGGCGCTGCTGGCGCCACCCGGGGTACGCGCGCTGGCCGAATCCCTCGGCGAGGCTGTCCTGGTCGAACTGGTTGCCCACGACCAACGGCTACGCGCGGTGCTGGTACGCGACGGCCGGGCCAGCCTGCACGACCTTGGCCCCCTCGCGGAGGCGTCCCGGCTGGCCCGGCTGCACCGCTTCGGCCTGCGCCGGCTGGTCACCCTCGGTGACTCGCAGCGGGCCCGGGGCGGCGCCGACCACGCCGCCTCCGCCCTCGACGAACTGCTCTTCGGTCCGCTGCGCTCCCGGCTCGCCGACCGGCCGCTGGTGCTCGTGCCGATCGGCGAACTGCACGCGGTCGGGTGGGCGGGCCTGCCGACCTGCGCCGGCCGGCCGGTGACGGTGGCACCGTCGGCGACGGTCTGGTCGGCGGCGACCCGCCGGCTCGCGCCGGCCGGGACGCCGCTGCTGGCCGCCGGGCCGCGGCTGCCCGCCGCCGAGACCGAGGTGGGTCAGCTCGGCGCGGTGCTGCCGGCCGCCACCCGGCTGACCGGCGATGCGGCCTCCGTGGCGGCCGTGACCAAGGCGATGGACGGTGCCGGCCTGGCGCACATCGCCGCGCACGGCACCTTCCGCGCCGACAACCCGCTCTTCTCCACCCTGGAACTCGCCGACGGGCCGCTGACCGCGTACGAGCTGGAGCGGTTGCCCCGGCCACCCGGCTGCGTGGTGCTGTCGGCCTGCGACGCGGGCCTGTCCGGGGTCCGACCCGGCGACGAGGTGATGGGATTCACGGCGGTGCTGCTCGCGCTCGGCACCCGCAGCCTGATCGCCGCCGTGCTGCCGGTGCCGGCGGATCTCACCACCGCCCTGATGGTCGACCTGCACCGGCGGATGCGCGCCGGTGCCGGTCCGGCGCCGGCGCTGGCCGCCGCCCAGCAGGCCTTCGCCGCAGGTGGCGCCGGCCCGGCCGGGGCCACCGCCGCTGCCTTCGTCTGCTTCGGCGCCGGCTGA
- a CDS encoding sigma-70 family RNA polymerase sigma factor: protein MRRLEGGHPAARPTGGDPVELVGAAAGGDERAWAELVRRYTPLVLSVVRSHGLTGADAADVNQTVWLRLVEHLDRLRAPAALAGWLATTTRHECYRMLRVGRRSVPFDPYDDSATGQLGASLLVDTTAPDEDLLRAERRQALREGFAQLSPRCQELLALLTADPPASYRMIGDRLGMPVGSVGPTQARCLRKLRGCPALAPYLGTCPAQEGGGERDGVVAAGR from the coding sequence ATGAGGAGGCTGGAGGGCGGCCACCCGGCGGCGCGACCGACCGGCGGCGACCCGGTCGAGTTGGTCGGCGCCGCGGCCGGCGGTGACGAGCGGGCCTGGGCGGAGCTGGTCCGCCGCTACACCCCGCTGGTGCTGTCGGTCGTCCGCTCGCACGGCCTGACCGGAGCGGACGCCGCGGACGTCAACCAGACGGTCTGGTTGCGCCTGGTGGAGCACCTGGACCGGCTGCGGGCACCGGCCGCCCTGGCCGGATGGCTGGCCACCACCACCCGGCACGAGTGCTACCGGATGTTGCGGGTCGGCCGACGGAGCGTGCCGTTCGACCCGTACGACGATTCCGCCACCGGGCAGTTGGGTGCTTCGCTGTTGGTGGACACGACGGCACCGGACGAGGACCTGCTGCGGGCCGAACGGCGCCAGGCGCTGCGGGAGGGCTTCGCCCAGTTGTCGCCGCGGTGCCAGGAACTGCTCGCGTTGCTGACCGCGGACCCGCCGGCCAGCTACCGGATGATCGGCGACCGGCTCGGCATGCCGGTCGGCAGCGTCGGGCCGACCCAGGCCCGGTGCCTACGCAAGCTTCGCGGATGCCCGGCGCTCGCCCCGTACCTCGGGACGTGCCCGGCTCAGGAAGGGGGAGGTGAACGTGATGGGGTCGTGGCCGCCGGCCGATGA